In Pseudovibrio brasiliensis, the following are encoded in one genomic region:
- a CDS encoding APC family permease produces MGKTPRNQPKHHITLWHLVFMTTALFMTMLNMPLMAQTGMKILFFNSAVILCYILPVALISAELATGWPKHGVYTWVQEAFGAPFGFMAIFLQWFQAIFAMVATVAYTTAALAFVFDRPLDENPWLMFTGVIIIYWGATFANFRGTRITKRIASYCLLAGTIFPSLTMITLGLLYVSGPTQPVIDVSLTTTNVVPSLSQTSTLFLFLSFLFGFIGMEVSAGHATEVQNVRRTYPIAILIAAFIGFSISLLGGLTIAMIIPDKEISNTLGVLQTYTILLDHYGVPDLLPIAAMFIAVGAAGQVSTWIAGPVKSLAVAGRDGMLPKFLHGSNAYDMPVPLMIVQATIATLIATAFLLHVKTNEVFLYLTSTAVLLYSVMYLLLYSTAIRLRYKRPNVPRTYKVPFGNWGIWALGSIGFSISLIAFLIGFRPPDEPDFPATTYLAIIIPGVFLTLSVPFILWKVSSPNWKARKKAKKPRPTP; encoded by the coding sequence ATGGGCAAAACACCACGCAATCAGCCAAAGCACCACATCACTCTTTGGCACCTGGTGTTTATGACCACAGCCCTCTTCATGACCATGCTGAACATGCCTCTCATGGCACAAACCGGCATGAAGATCCTGTTCTTCAACAGCGCGGTCATCCTCTGCTACATCTTACCGGTCGCCCTGATTTCAGCTGAACTGGCAACGGGTTGGCCAAAGCACGGCGTTTACACGTGGGTACAGGAAGCCTTCGGAGCCCCTTTCGGGTTTATGGCAATCTTCCTGCAATGGTTTCAGGCCATCTTCGCAATGGTCGCAACCGTCGCCTACACCACAGCAGCCCTCGCTTTCGTGTTTGACAGGCCTCTCGATGAAAACCCATGGCTCATGTTCACTGGCGTCATCATCATCTACTGGGGGGCGACCTTCGCCAATTTTCGCGGCACCCGGATAACCAAGCGCATCGCCAGCTATTGCTTGCTGGCAGGTACCATCTTTCCATCACTCACCATGATCACGCTTGGCCTGCTGTACGTTTCTGGTCCCACCCAGCCGGTCATAGACGTCAGCCTCACCACCACCAATGTGGTCCCATCCCTCTCGCAGACCTCAACACTGTTCCTCTTCCTCAGCTTCCTCTTCGGTTTCATCGGAATGGAAGTCTCCGCCGGCCACGCAACCGAGGTCCAGAACGTCCGTCGCACCTACCCAATCGCAATCCTCATCGCCGCATTCATAGGTTTTTCAATCTCGCTGCTAGGCGGCCTGACCATAGCTATGATCATCCCAGACAAAGAGATCTCAAACACCTTGGGCGTGCTGCAAACCTATACAATTTTGCTGGATCACTATGGCGTACCGGATCTCCTCCCCATCGCCGCGATGTTCATCGCAGTGGGCGCCGCAGGGCAAGTCAGCACCTGGATCGCTGGCCCGGTCAAAAGCCTCGCTGTCGCGGGACGCGATGGCATGTTGCCCAAGTTTCTGCATGGCTCAAACGCCTACGATATGCCCGTCCCACTAATGATCGTACAGGCGACAATCGCCACCCTCATCGCAACAGCATTCCTGCTTCACGTCAAAACGAACGAGGTGTTCCTGTATCTTACATCAACAGCAGTCCTGCTCTACTCCGTCATGTACCTGCTGCTTTACAGCACAGCCATCCGTCTTCGCTACAAACGCCCAAACGTTCCCCGTACTTACAAAGTCCCGTTTGGCAACTGGGGCATCTGGGCCCTCGGCAGCATTGGCTTTTCTATCTCACTCATCGCCTTCCTCATCGGCTTCCGCCCACCGGATGAACCTGACTTCCCGGCAACCACGTACCTTGCGATCATCATTCCCGGTGTGTTCCTCACACTCAGCGTTCCGTTCATCCTCTGGAAAGTCAGCAGCCCCAACTGGAAAGCTCGCAAGAAAGCAAAAAAGCCACGCCCTACACCGTAG
- a CDS encoding carbonic anhydrase, with amino-acid sequence MTDFPKELLAGYGLYKERIYSQFEEEYQNLAIYGQEPEVMVISCCDSRVTPEGIFHAQPGELFVVRNVANLVPPFIQGGGTHGTSAALEYAVTGLKVKHLVVLGHCKCGGVQAFRESNGKLSKTGQFVGPWIKMLEPAAITLACTPVDKNEDPQLALEYAGIRQSLKNLMTFPFIEKLVTQGNLNIHGAWFDIGSGSLRVMNKETEIFEDAQDLRARLKEQETAEHVPATAEEKK; translated from the coding sequence ATGACTGATTTTCCGAAAGAACTGTTGGCTGGATATGGCCTTTATAAAGAGCGGATTTATAGCCAGTTTGAAGAGGAATATCAAAACCTCGCCATCTATGGTCAAGAGCCTGAAGTTATGGTGATTTCCTGCTGTGATAGCCGGGTGACACCTGAAGGAATTTTCCATGCGCAGCCGGGTGAGTTGTTCGTGGTTCGTAACGTGGCGAACCTTGTGCCTCCGTTTATTCAGGGTGGTGGCACACACGGTACCAGTGCCGCGCTTGAGTATGCGGTGACTGGCCTGAAGGTGAAGCACCTTGTTGTTCTGGGCCACTGTAAATGTGGTGGTGTGCAGGCATTCCGTGAGAGCAACGGTAAGCTGAGCAAGACCGGCCAGTTTGTAGGTCCGTGGATTAAAATGCTGGAGCCTGCTGCGATTACGCTGGCTTGTACTCCGGTAGACAAGAATGAAGACCCTCAACTGGCGCTGGAATATGCTGGTATTCGTCAGAGCCTGAAGAACCTGATGACTTTCCCGTTCATTGAGAAGCTGGTTACTCAGGGCAATCTGAATATTCATGGCGCGTGGTTTGATATTGGATCAGGCTCCTTGCGAGTCATGAATAAAGAAACAGAGATCTTTGAAGATGCTCAGGATCTGCGGGCTCGCTTGAAAGAGCAGGAAACTGCTGAGCATGTTCCTGCTACTGCCGAAGAGAAAAAATAA
- a CDS encoding RidA family protein — protein MSERTLISSGSPFEKTAGYSRAVVDGDFVHVSGTTGYDYSTMQMPEDVGAQTVNILETIKGALDEAGCSLNDVVRARYYVTDRSNVEAVFAVLGEYFGDIRPAATMVICDLIKEEMKVEIEVTARRG, from the coding sequence ATGTCAGAGAGAACCCTTATTTCCTCAGGTTCACCTTTTGAAAAGACAGCCGGATATTCCCGCGCTGTTGTCGATGGTGACTTCGTTCATGTTTCCGGAACGACCGGTTACGATTATTCCACTATGCAGATGCCTGAGGATGTTGGCGCACAGACCGTCAATATTCTTGAGACCATTAAGGGGGCGCTTGATGAGGCGGGATGTTCGCTTAATGATGTTGTGCGCGCGCGCTATTACGTAACTGACCGGAGTAATGTTGAGGCGGTTTTTGCTGTTCTTGGTGAGTATTTTGGTGACATTCGCCCTGCAGCAACGATGGTGATCTGTGATCTCATCAAAGAAGAGATGAAGGTTGAAATTGAGGTGACGGCGCGTAGAGGCTGA
- a CDS encoding MaoC family dehydratase gives MTLTAVKTKTSCGNFFEDFHVGQVIRHGTPKTINEGDTALYTALYGSRFAVQSGTAFAEEIGYPYYPLDDLLVFHVVFGKTVGDISLNAVANLGYSDCRFLMPVYAGDTLSATSEVIGLKENSNGKTGVVYVRSTGYRHKEPGNPEKVLEYTRWVMVKKRDENASAPETTLPELPEGVSEDTLGQAVPELSIENWDFDLSGSPFRFDDYEVGEKIDHVDGMTVEEAEHQLATRLYQNTAKVHFNHHSEKNSRFGKRLIYGGHVISLARALSFNGLGNAFHITGINAGRHVAPLFAGDTVYAWSEVLDKKRIEGRSDIAAMRLRLVATKDLTCGDFPYKNEEGKYEDGVILDLDYWIVIPV, from the coding sequence ATGACGTTAACTGCGGTTAAGACAAAAACGTCTTGCGGTAACTTTTTTGAAGATTTTCACGTGGGCCAGGTCATAAGACATGGAACACCAAAGACAATAAACGAAGGAGATACAGCTCTTTATACTGCATTGTACGGATCTCGATTTGCGGTACAGTCGGGAACTGCTTTTGCAGAAGAAATTGGCTACCCGTATTACCCACTGGATGACTTATTAGTCTTTCACGTGGTCTTCGGCAAAACAGTGGGAGATATTTCACTAAATGCCGTCGCTAATCTGGGTTACTCCGATTGCCGTTTCCTGATGCCTGTCTATGCCGGAGACACGCTCTCTGCCACGTCAGAAGTCATCGGGTTGAAAGAAAACTCAAACGGCAAAACCGGTGTTGTTTACGTGCGCTCTACTGGTTATCGCCACAAGGAGCCGGGAAACCCTGAAAAGGTTTTGGAATACACCCGCTGGGTCATGGTGAAGAAGCGTGATGAAAACGCGTCCGCACCAGAAACCACCCTGCCGGAGTTGCCAGAAGGCGTTTCTGAAGACACTCTGGGACAAGCCGTTCCGGAGCTATCCATCGAGAATTGGGACTTTGACCTGTCCGGATCTCCATTCCGCTTTGATGACTACGAAGTGGGTGAGAAGATCGATCACGTTGATGGTATGACCGTGGAAGAAGCTGAGCATCAGCTGGCCACACGTCTCTACCAGAACACGGCGAAGGTCCACTTCAATCACCACAGTGAGAAGAACAGCCGCTTCGGCAAACGCCTGATCTACGGCGGTCACGTCATCTCGCTCGCGCGTGCGTTGTCTTTCAATGGTTTGGGCAATGCATTCCACATCACAGGCATCAATGCAGGACGTCATGTTGCTCCGCTCTTCGCAGGCGACACCGTTTACGCATGGTCTGAAGTGCTGGACAAGAAGCGGATTGAAGGCCGAAGCGACATCGCAGCCATGCGCCTGCGCCTCGTCGCCACCAAAGATCTCACCTGCGGAGATTTCCCTTACAAAAACGAAGAAGGGAAATACGAAGACGGCGTGATCCTCGATCTGGATTACTGGATCGTCATCCCGGTCTGA
- a CDS encoding methyl-accepting chemotaxis protein: MNWSGMLKGAPKAQASHEADVELISREGIDALLLALMEDRPLPEVEGISSDLYQRFEALKQKIDTQDENTLGQTVEYSLQASESMAAISQITWHIRKADEGAQTIATGVEELNVSFSEIASSAQGAADAVESANVAMQQGEAATRESADASQHIGQFFETMIEAANELTAAAVQIGTFVGTIEGLAKQTNLLALNATIEAARAGEAGKGFAVVASEVKDLSGQTQQATDDIRTRIETLQGHVNDVNSSVSDAQSLVGKSIDNSQNAESLISEVLRDVGVASTQMREIARQLTQQEEATHEINRGVHSIAGHARDVNERIEHVIQTVAQSESIVEEQFTEFEKRGVPNFILHRAKADHIIWKKRLAEMSVGLSSLQVTELSDHHQCRLGKWYDKVEDPRVRNSLAFKKLLPVHAEVHEQGKECARMLETGNHEGAAAAYKRMETASVDVLRYLDELLTRR, from the coding sequence ATGAATTGGTCGGGTATGTTGAAGGGCGCACCAAAAGCTCAGGCATCACATGAAGCGGATGTGGAACTCATCAGTCGTGAGGGAATTGATGCACTTTTGTTGGCTTTGATGGAAGATCGTCCGCTGCCTGAAGTGGAAGGGATTTCGTCAGATCTTTATCAGCGATTTGAGGCGCTGAAGCAGAAGATAGACACTCAAGACGAGAACACTCTTGGTCAGACGGTAGAGTACTCGTTGCAGGCCAGTGAATCCATGGCAGCGATTTCCCAGATCACCTGGCACATTCGTAAAGCGGATGAAGGCGCGCAGACGATTGCGACTGGCGTTGAAGAACTGAACGTTTCGTTCTCTGAAATTGCCTCAAGCGCGCAAGGTGCAGCGGATGCAGTCGAATCTGCCAATGTTGCCATGCAGCAAGGGGAGGCTGCTACGCGTGAGTCCGCAGATGCGAGCCAGCATATAGGGCAGTTCTTTGAGACAATGATTGAGGCCGCAAATGAGTTGACGGCTGCAGCAGTGCAGATTGGTACCTTTGTTGGCACCATTGAGGGCCTTGCCAAGCAGACCAACCTGCTTGCGCTGAATGCGACGATTGAAGCGGCACGCGCCGGAGAGGCCGGTAAGGGTTTTGCTGTTGTTGCGTCGGAGGTGAAGGACCTATCTGGCCAGACACAGCAGGCGACTGATGATATCCGGACACGGATTGAGACACTTCAGGGCCATGTGAATGATGTAAATTCTTCGGTGAGTGATGCGCAGTCACTGGTCGGTAAGAGCATTGATAATTCCCAGAATGCTGAAAGCCTGATTTCGGAGGTGCTTCGTGACGTTGGCGTTGCAAGCACCCAGATGCGTGAGATTGCGCGACAGTTGACCCAGCAGGAAGAAGCTACGCATGAGATCAATCGCGGTGTTCATTCCATCGCGGGTCATGCGCGTGATGTGAATGAGCGGATTGAGCATGTAATCCAGACTGTTGCTCAGTCAGAATCCATCGTTGAAGAACAGTTCACCGAGTTTGAGAAGCGTGGCGTACCGAACTTCATTCTGCACCGTGCTAAAGCAGATCACATCATCTGGAAGAAACGCCTTGCGGAAATGTCCGTAGGCCTCAGCAGCTTGCAGGTGACAGAGCTTTCTGATCATCACCAGTGTCGTCTTGGTAAGTGGTATGACAAGGTGGAAGATCCCCGCGTACGCAACAGCCTCGCTTTCAAGAAACTTCTGCCCGTTCATGCAGAAGTGCACGAACAAGGCAAAGAATGCGCCCGCATGCTGGAAACTGGCAACCACGAAGGTGCCGCCGCCGCTTACAAGCGCATGGAGACCGCATCCGTCGACGTCCTCCGCTACCTGGATGAGCTGCTAACCCGTCGGTGA
- a CDS encoding U32 family peptidase — translation MRTSELLMPAGNLQKLKIAVLYGADAIYLGTPDMSLRTKAEFTLEQVVEGIEFAHKHGKRVYLTLNLFSHNKDVPKLKEYAETIRDINPDGLIIADPGVFQFMRKELPNVPLHISTQANVCSWLSVDFWKEQGADLVVLAREVSFPELSEIREKCPDIRLEAFVHGAMCMTYSGRCLLSNFMAERGANQGNCANSCRWNYKVRMRMKDGTINELELNEDNIGMFEFLLEEGCRPGELMPILEDGRGSYILNSKDLCLMPKLNDFLRIGVDSLKIEGRNKSMYYVAVVARAYRMAIDDYYRDPENWNPQKYMDEMYSVANRGYTTAFHEGRLNNYAHNYEDTHSIGEWEFAGIIEDVTDEAFYMKVKNKIVAGEVLEFLQPLSDDSILLRIYDFEDAKSGEMTQEVQAGKQPVVRIPFTLFDKEDAATFKERFPVNTVVRKERPLTPEQWSRLKLDRTAERIEARGEATDAQQNKYESQRDRLIDAIAEGSQDRKPKSPRLGLEGCCGRGCNGCMIFWEDPKFEKAREILKTKKQGEMLARNALKHEVS, via the coding sequence ATGAGAACCTCAGAACTCCTGATGCCTGCGGGCAACTTGCAGAAGCTTAAGATTGCCGTTCTTTACGGAGCAGATGCAATCTACCTTGGTACGCCAGATATGTCCCTGCGCACGAAGGCAGAGTTTACGCTTGAGCAGGTCGTTGAAGGCATTGAGTTTGCGCATAAGCACGGCAAGCGTGTTTACCTGACGCTTAACCTGTTCTCTCACAACAAAGACGTTCCTAAACTGAAGGAATACGCGGAGACCATTCGCGATATCAATCCAGATGGTTTGATCATTGCTGATCCGGGTGTGTTCCAGTTTATGCGTAAAGAACTGCCGAACGTACCGCTGCACATTTCCACGCAGGCGAACGTGTGTTCCTGGCTTTCCGTTGATTTCTGGAAAGAGCAGGGCGCGGATCTGGTTGTTTTGGCCCGTGAAGTTTCATTCCCTGAGCTTTCTGAGATTCGTGAGAAGTGCCCGGATATCCGTCTTGAGGCGTTTGTTCACGGTGCAATGTGCATGACTTATTCCGGTCGCTGCCTGCTTTCCAACTTCATGGCGGAGCGTGGCGCGAACCAGGGGAACTGCGCGAACTCCTGCCGCTGGAACTATAAAGTGCGCATGCGCATGAAAGATGGCACCATCAACGAACTTGAGCTGAACGAAGATAATATCGGCATGTTCGAGTTCCTACTGGAAGAAGGCTGCCGTCCGGGTGAGCTGATGCCAATTCTGGAAGACGGTCGTGGGTCTTACATTCTGAACTCCAAAGACCTCTGCCTGATGCCGAAGCTCAATGATTTCTTACGCATCGGGGTGGATTCTCTGAAGATCGAAGGCCGTAACAAGTCTATGTATTACGTGGCTGTTGTTGCACGAGCCTACCGCATGGCGATCGATGACTACTACCGTGATCCGGAGAACTGGAACCCGCAGAAGTACATGGATGAGATGTACAGTGTTGCCAACCGTGGTTACACTACCGCGTTCCACGAAGGCCGCCTGAACAACTACGCCCACAACTACGAAGATACGCATTCCATCGGTGAATGGGAATTTGCGGGTATCATTGAAGATGTGACAGACGAAGCCTTCTACATGAAGGTGAAGAACAAGATCGTTGCCGGTGAGGTTCTGGAGTTCCTGCAGCCATTGTCTGATGACAGCATCCTGCTGCGTATCTACGATTTTGAAGATGCAAAATCCGGTGAGATGACACAGGAAGTGCAGGCTGGTAAGCAGCCGGTTGTACGTATTCCATTCACGCTGTTTGATAAAGAAGATGCAGCGACGTTCAAAGAGCGCTTCCCGGTTAACACTGTGGTGCGTAAAGAACGTCCGTTGACCCCAGAGCAGTGGAGCCGCCTGAAGCTGGACCGCACCGCGGAGCGCATTGAAGCACGTGGTGAAGCGACTGATGCTCAGCAGAACAAGTATGAGAGCCAGCGTGACCGCCTGATTGATGCGATTGCGGAAGGCAGTCAGGATCGTAAGCCGAAGTCTCCACGCCTTGGTCTGGAAGGGTGCTGTGGTCGTGGCTGTAATGGCTGCATGATTTTCTGGGAAGATCCGAAGTTCGAAAAAGCGCGCGAAATTCTGAAAACCAAGAAGCAGGGCGAGATGCTCGCTCGCAACGCGCTGAAGCACGAAGTCAGCTGA
- a CDS encoding LysR substrate-binding domain-containing protein — translation MNRLPPLNALVAFRAVMETGSLVSAAQKLAITASAVSHRLKALEDHLGLELFERRSRAVFPTAAAYRYASEIAEAFDRISTATRTIEAVGNRDTLSIHCSSSFASNWLLRRLRSFTAHNSEITVTVSSSGADQSIEGGLYDLVFTRQSNTPDEFEELTLGREKFRPLISPELLDTLGYPKKPNELLKLPIIRSEGATVSWETWLSEAGVPNPIVNEMMVFENAALALDAAEKGFGIVLESNLLSAEAETAGRLVPIFPEYQRDGREHKLMWREKRGAEPKIRSFRDWLESQLRYDFVDEEAYEPVAALVD, via the coding sequence ATGAATCGTTTGCCCCCTTTGAATGCTTTGGTCGCGTTTCGTGCAGTTATGGAAACTGGGAGTTTGGTTTCAGCGGCCCAAAAACTAGCGATTACTGCTAGTGCGGTCAGTCACCGGCTCAAAGCGCTGGAGGATCACTTGGGTCTGGAGCTGTTTGAGCGTCGGTCCCGTGCTGTTTTCCCAACTGCGGCCGCTTATAGATATGCCTCAGAAATTGCAGAGGCGTTTGACAGAATTTCGACTGCGACGCGCACTATTGAAGCTGTCGGGAACAGAGATACGTTGAGTATCCATTGTTCTTCCAGCTTTGCGAGCAACTGGTTGCTGCGCCGCCTTCGCTCCTTTACTGCGCACAACTCTGAAATCACAGTAACTGTCTCAAGCAGTGGTGCTGATCAGAGTATCGAAGGCGGTCTTTATGACCTCGTCTTCACGCGTCAGTCCAACACCCCGGATGAGTTTGAAGAGCTGACACTGGGACGTGAAAAGTTCCGTCCTCTGATTTCGCCGGAACTGCTGGATACGCTTGGTTATCCGAAGAAGCCGAATGAGCTGCTGAAGCTGCCGATTATTCGCAGTGAAGGGGCTACGGTTTCCTGGGAAACATGGCTGTCCGAGGCTGGTGTTCCAAACCCAATCGTCAATGAGATGATGGTGTTTGAGAATGCAGCGCTTGCTCTGGATGCGGCTGAGAAGGGCTTCGGCATTGTGCTGGAATCCAACCTTCTGAGTGCAGAAGCAGAGACTGCTGGTCGCCTTGTGCCGATCTTCCCTGAGTATCAGCGGGATGGTCGTGAGCATAAGCTGATGTGGCGTGAGAAGCGTGGTGCGGAACCAAAAATCCGTAGCTTCCGTGATTGGTTGGAAAGCCAGCTGCGTTACGACTTTGTCGATGAAGAAGCGTATGAGCCGGTTGCGGCGCTTGTCGACTAA